CCTCTGTTTTGTGGTAGGAGGCAAACTTTCCTTTGCGATAATGTGCTGTTTCTTTGCATAATGTGCCTTTTACTTCAAGAGGAAGCTCTGCGTCACTGAAGGAACTTTGTTGTTCTTTTATAATAAGGATATACACACAAAAACCCCGTGAATTTAAGCCTCCATAGAATTCATAATCAGTCGGATAGGGAAAGTGTAAAGGATGTGAGCGCTGAGTCTGTAGTACCACACAAAAGCTTTTCCCATGGCTAGGTCCCCTAACCCTCCCTCCGGGTTTTGGGCTCGCACCGGTCGCGAGGGGGGTGGGAGAGAGTGTGGCCGGGGGACAGCGAGGAAGGACGAAACGAGCTTCCTTGAGCCCAGGATGGGATTTGCAGAACAGCCAATGAGGTCGCGCATCCTGTCGACCAATCAGAGACGAGCTGGCTCTATAAATACCGGCGCTCGGCAGCGAAGTGTACTCACTTCTGGTTCTTcggggggctgcagcagctgcttacGAGAGCCTGTTCTTGTGTCTCTGAGCCATGGCCCGCACGAAGCAGACGGCGCGTAAGTCGACGGGCGGGAAGGCGCCCCGCAAGCAGTTGGCCACCAAGGCGGCCCGCAAGAGCGCGCCGGCCACGGGCGGCGTGAAGAAGCCGCACCGCTACCGGCCCGGCACGGTGGCGCTGCGCGAGATCCGGCGCTACCAGAAGTCCACGGAGCTGCTGATCCGCAAGCTGCCCTTCCAGCGCCTGGTGCGCGAGATCGCGCAGGACTTCAAGACCGACCTGCGCTTCCAGAGCTCGGCCGTGATGGCGCTGCAGGAGGCGAGCGAGGCCTACCTGGTGGGGCTCTTCGAGGACACCAACCTCTGTGCCATCCACGCCAAGCGCGTCACCATCATGCCCAAGGACATCCAGCTGGCCCGTCGCATCCGCGGCGAGCGCGCCTGAACCTCCTGCCACGGCTTTACCCCGGTTTCGGCACATCCGGAGGCATCCAACACAGACCCAAAGGCTCTTTTAAGAGCCACTCCATGCACAGTGAAAGGAGCTGTAGCACTATTTAAACAGATGAGTTTTAGAAATAGCCcttccattttgtttttcctggacTGTAGCACTTAAAACCCAAACTTTTTGAGGCTTTTGCAATATTTTACAAGGTCTGTTTAAATATCGTCTTATAAACTTCacaaggtttctttttttttgctctgcaaTTCACGAGTGTTTTACAAACCCTAAATGGGGGTAAGAAACACATTGTAAACAATGCTGGGGAGTAGAGACAACATTGGAGGGGTGGGGTGTGAGGTCAATACATTAGTTTGGCTGATAAGCAGAAAGCATTAGGCAGAGAGGAGGTGTAAAACCTTTATAGCTGCTGCAGGTCTTGAGCCAGCTGTGATCATGGCGATATGCTGAAACACACTAAAACCACCCGGGATTGCTAAATGGGGAGCATTGCTATGAGCAAttgctgctctgctgtatgGAAGCTCTCCTTTTAGTGTCAAAGTTATATAatatctggttttgcttttacatcctACTGACCTTCAGGCTTTGTTTTCCACTCTCACCTGTTGCTTCTCACACTCACAACTGGGCATTCTGTAACATCTCATTCGCCAGCAAACAGCCTCATACTCTGAAGGTcggtttacttttttttttgccatttaccagttctttattcccacaGCTGCACCAGACTTGAAATGGCTTTGAGAAAGAAATGGGTTTTGAGGAAAGTATAGGGAGCTCGTCTCTGGGTGAGATGGGCCTGAGCTGAGGCACCTGAAACACACCAGTCTAGTTGGGACTAGGAAAGAGCTGAAATTTCCTGCAGCTCACTGGAAGTCTGTTACTGTTGAACCTGGCAAAAGCAATCTATTTTGAAGGGTGCCACAACCTTGCTTCAGAATTTGGTAACACCAGGTGCAAGAACATATATGCTTGTATAGGACTAGTTTTCAAAATTATGGATCACCACGCTGAAGACACAAGAGAGTGTGAGGCTCCTTTCTCACAGCACAGAAACTTGCCCAAAAAGACTGAGAAACTAGGATTGAAAAGCATTGCACGTAGGAATGACTGTGAAGTTTGTATGGATTTGTTATCACTGACAACACAAaaatgtggggggaaaaaaaaaggttatgtATTTCCTGAGGGTTtgggttgtggggttttgttttgtttttttttcaatttggcTTTGGGGTAAAAGGAAGGGGGTATTTTTAATAAGAGTTTTATTAAAATGAGTTGTCAGGTTCCTGCATTTCCATGGCAGATGCTAGCAGTGCATAGGTATGTGTATGCAGCTTTCAACTCTCCTTATAAGGATGCACATTACTATGTGACCTGCACATAGTGACCAGGGAGTGACCAGTCTAACAAGAACTTGAGCATTAAAGTAGGAAGTTTAAAGTCTCAGATTCATGAGAAAGTAGTTGTTTCTCTCATAATTTTGTGAAATATCTTGTCATCTCCTGAATGGTACCCAGTGGTGTAACAGTCTGAGTGCTGTGTGGCACTGGAGAAAGCTATTAGAAGGCAGAAAGTTCTGCTGTTGTCATTAGAGGCTTCTCTACACCATGTGCATGCTTTCTCTTAGAGATATTTGCCACAGTATAGACAGAGTCAGCACTTGGATGGGTGGGGAAACAAGGTGGAAAGTCTTGCTGAATGCAGCCAGCAGCCAAGATTAAGGTTCATTTGGTggtttcacacacacacatacacactctCTTCCacttaattattattattttcttcttctcacaTAAGGACTTCAAAGGAGTTCATTGATCTTCACGATTGTATTTTGAAACAAAGTTGCAATAAGCAGAGAGCTGCAATGTCACCAAACCATGAATGAAACGACTCTGCAGAGAGCATGTCTATGAAACAGAATGTGCATTTATTTTAGAGAGAGGTTATACCTCTGTTTATTTGCATGTAAATTAAAAACTTTTCCAAGTTACTAGTGAATCAGAATGAAGGCAAACCAAAGGAGAATAAAAATGTTAGGTTGTCAAGTTTTGGAATCAAAGATAAATGAGATTTCTCATTGTATTGAAAGGCAGCATAATGTGAGACGAGCCTTTGCACTCAGAGCCTGAGGGGTGAAGGAAATCTTCCAATAGAGAATAAAAGTTTTGTGTTCTCTTCAGATTCAGATGACAAAAGCATAACTTCAGTTATTGTTACTACTGCTTCATTTGTCTTAGAGTATATTTAATATTAGctagaaaaataagaattaaaaataatcaaaagaaaGATAACTCTCTTGAAATGAGTATCACTTTCTTAAAGTTGTAAGATCCTACCCAGTTGTATTTAGAAATTTTACTAGACATCAGTGATGCAAGACCTGGGAATACAGGAAAGATATTAACAATTTCTTGGTCATGATGATTTTCTCATGTGCTTTTGGGAGCAGATTCCAGTACAGGGTCAGTGAGGGCTCCTTACAGAGCCTGGGAGCGCACTCTAAGCAGGCACTAGTTTCTGTTTCAGTGAAGTCATTTTCACCTCTAGACCTCACTATTTATTTACAAGTGAAACAAGTCTGAGGTTTTAGCCATATCAACCTTCCCTAACCTCAAAGTGGTATCTAGATACAAAGCTAAGGCatttaatagaatcacagaatggtaggggttagaagggacctttagagattatctagtccagcctccctgcagaagcaggttcacctagatcaggttgcataggaacatgtccaggagggtctcgaagacctccaaggaaggagactccacaaaccctctgggcagcctgtgccagggctccctcacctgaacagtgaaatagtttttccttatatttaagtggaactttttgtgctccagcttcatcgcattaccccttgtcctgtcgctagctactgtagaaaaaaaggatgcctcaATCTTCTAACATCcaatcatttagatatttgtaaatgttaataagattccctctcagtctcctcttctacagactgaacagccccagttcctgaaacctttccttgtgtgaaagatgttccagtcccctgatcaccttgatggccctgcactggactccctccagcacttccctgtccctcttgagctggggagcccagaactggacacagtactccagatgaggcctcaccagagcagagtagggggtgagaagaacctcccttgacctgctggtaaCACTCTTCATGATGCATcgcaggataccattggccttcttggccacgggGGCACATTTCAGTCAATAATACACCGCCGATGTGGAACAACAATTAACGACTGGATGGAGCCTACTGAACTCAGCCGTATTGTTAATTTTAGAATTGTAAAAATCCATTCAAACTCAGCTAATAGACGGTATCGGTGCTATTCCAGTGGGAGCACTTCCAACTTTATAGAAATGTCACGACTTGTGCACCAAGTGATGATGTACAAAGAGATGAATAGATTAGAATAGGACATAACAGAATAGAATACTCAGTTTAGATACCTAAAGATAATATACAGAATACATATTATATATGTTTGAGATATAATTACATTAtaataatattattaatatattAATGTAGCATTATCATAATGTTATATAACATGtttaatatatattataattatttatattatataatataatataattaTTTATGTTTAGGTTCACATGCAGtgaacatctagtccaatcagAGAGTAACTTTTTCATTTGATCTATCATATGATGTTATTGGCAAAAAGAAAGCTGCGTGGTGCTGGGACAGAGGGGACCAGGAAAGAGACAGAGGTGGATGAATACTGAGAATAATTATCATTTCTGAATGAAACAAaagcatatatatatgtatatacatatagaatatatacatatatgtgtgcatACATTCATACTCACATCATTATGGTATGGCTGTTACTTGTATCTACCATGTTTTAACTTGTAGGGTTCCACAGGTGTCATCCTCCAATACCTGACTTTTAATTTCAGAACAATTTGGTAACATTTACAGAAGTGTGTGAGACAGGCCAGGCACTGTTATCAAGGGCAGAGGAAAAGCTGTTGTGATAACAAAAGAcctaaaaaaatccagaagaatCTGAGTCTTTTTAGTAGTGAATTGAAAGGTGATTTCTCTTAAATATTCCAACCAATAGAGTCTGAAAGACCTGACACAACTAATCAAAACACTGTAATTTCCTGACCAAATAATTTTATTGAAGCAACTAAATTCCAGTAAATGCTAATTTTCTGATCCCTCCACCTTTTtatcaacaaaaacaaaatggTTGCCTTGGTTCTCAAACCTAAGCCCCTTTCCTATAGGCCTCTCATTATTTACAAAGCTGCTGAGGTCTGACCACTGCTTCTTTCCCCCCctaaaaagccacaaaacattTCCCTGTGGCATTGCTCTctatcaatttttaaaaatttgaggTGAGATGTCCCAGAAACATCAAGCAgattatctttcctttttccatgTTCTCCTTTGTCATCTATTCTAGCCTTTCCTTCAAGTcataaagcaaaggaaaatgaaatacaagGTTCCAGTAACTAATACTAATTATTACTAATTTATTTCCCATTTGGCCCTTGCATCATGCTTGTcagcatttttttgtttaaggGCTCTCAGCCATCTTAAGTGTGTACATTTTTAGACTATATCCTAGTAAGAAATTGATTTTATTGAGTATACTTTGATGCTTACCTTCCAATACCAACTCAGGTTGTGCCTTCCACATGGCTTCAAATGAAAAATCTGGACtgctccattaaaaaaaaatctttaactgGAAAAAACAGTGGTGAAATGTCAAGGGTACAGGATTATTCTAGGACTCTACATAATACATTTTGggtttattcttttaaaacactgtAGCTCTTGGCAGTACTAAATAAAAACTATTCCTCATTAGTGTTCTCTgagcaattatttttctaatttatgCAGTTACATTTTCTCTGCCCCTCCCTACATAGTTGTTGAAAAAGCCTATTAAAAATTATCAAGCAGTTTCAGACAACTCAATTAGGTTAAGTttataaatgtgttttctctgGAACTGCAGTTATCTGATGGCAACAGTCTGCATCCCAAGAAAACAGCTGAGCAGAGCTAGGGAGGGTGTGACTGCAAGCTAAATACTGAGTATAGGTACTTGAAAATGACTTACAGAAAAACTACACTACCTTAAACCCACTTCAGAAATTGAGACTGTGTGACAGCTCTTTTGTGTTAAGTGGTGGCTCTTAAAAGAGCCTTTAGGGTGTGCAGATGAAGGATCACAACAGACCTTAGACAGGAGGCTCAGGCGCGCTCGCCGCGGATGCGACGGGCCAGCTGGATGTCCTTGGGCATGATGGTGACGCGCTTGGCGTGGATGGCACAGAGGTTGGTGTCCTCGAAGAGCCCCACCAGGTAGGCCTCGCTCGCCTCCTGCAGCGCCATCACGGCCGAGCTCTGGAAGCGCAGGTCGGTCTTGAAGTCCTGCGCGATCTCGCGCACCAGGCGCTGGAAGGGCAGCTTGCGGATCAGCAGCTCCGTGGACTTCTGGTAGCGCCGGATCTCGCGCAGCGCCACCGTGCCGGGCCGGTAGCGGTGCGGCTTCTTCACGCCGCCCGTGGCCGGCGCGCTCTTGCGGGCCGCCTTGGTGGCCAACTGCTTGCGGGGCGCCTTCCCGCCCGTCGACTTACGCGCCGTCTGCTTCGTGCGGGCCATGGCTCAGAGACACAACAAGAGGCTCTCGTAAGCTGCGCCGTGGAATGAAGCAGCTCTGTTGCGGCGCCGGTATTTATAGCCCTTTTCCGCTCTCCGATTGGCCGGATTCAACACGCCGTTTCTATTGGATGCTTTCAAATTCGAAAAGCCCGCCTTAAGATTACGCGCCATTTCTCAACTGCCCCCTGCCCGCATCCGCATATctccccccccatccccaatTTTCCACCCGCTGCTCTGTTATCCGCAGTGTGTATTTCTTACTGCAGTTTTCAAAGGTTTGCTAAATCCGTGATCAGAGGGTAACAGTAAAATATAGAGCCCTGAACGTACAGGAGAGTTAGTTTATTAATTCACTGAGACATGagctttaaaaagtaaacattGTACATGTTTTCCTAAAAACCATTTGGGatgaggggtgtttttttgaTCTGTTTTTGAGGGGGAGGGAGATGTTTAGTTGGGGAGGGGATGATtgttttttggtggtgtttctgttgcttttttggtggtgtttctGTTGCTAGTTGTTTTTTAACAGATTAATCTGGAAACGGTAGAAATATACACTGTAGCTGATACAATAAATACTTTTAGATCGAGATGAATTGCAAGTGAAAATGCCTTAATTCAAGTCTTACCAAACACTTCTCTCAGCAAGTGAACTAGTACCACATTGTGGATGCTTGAAATACAAACTTCACATTCCAcgagaagggctgtgggtaaAAGGCGACCCCGGTTCCCTCCTGGTGAACAGCTCCAGCTTCAGCAGCCCAGATTTGAATCAGACCATCTACAGGAGCTTAGACACACAGGAAGCACATAGAATAATGGACTCCCCTCcccttaaaaaaatactgtcaggACAGGCTtaatttgtgttttttaaagctttatacAGCTTTGAAAAGAAGGGCCTTAGGGGACAGACAGTCtataattttcatttattgaGCATACCAGCAAACATACTGTAAATATAAACACGTATCTACTTCTGCTGTTTgctcaaccaaaaaaaaaaaccaaaaaacatgaGACTCTGGCAGGGCCATGGGCAGCTTGCCTTTGAGCCAGGCCAGCTCCCTGGCTTGAAGTGGGAGCCAAAGCTCAGTTTCACCATGAGCTCGAGTTTTCTGAAGTTCCTTAACCCCCTCAGTTCCTGCAATACTGACACAACTGAAATCACCAGCTTTATTTGTTCCCTAACCTACCTAACCAGTTTGTTAGGGCGACACGAGCAGGTTAAGTTATTGAATATTAAACCATCTCTTAAACTTGTTTGTACAGTAATTTactaaaaaaaagacagcaattAATGGAAATGGTGTAAGGTTATTTACCAGCTTTAAAGCGATGCAGCTCTTTCAAAAGCACAAGTGGGTGGCTCTTAAAAGAGCCTTTGGGTTCTGAAGACTATGCGGGAACATAAGGTTTTAGCCGCCGAAGCCGTAGAGGGTGCGTCCCTGGCGCTTGAGGGCATAGACTACGTCCATGGCCGTGACCGTCTTCCTCTTGGCGTGCTCCGTGTAGGTGACGGCGTCGCGGATCACGTTCTCCAGGAAGACCTTGAGCACGCCGCGCGTCTCCTCGTAGATGAGCCCCGAGATGCGCTTGACGCCGCCGCGCCGAGCCAGGCGGCGGATGGCCGGCTTGGTGATGCCCTGGATGTTGTCGCGCAGCACCTTGCGGTGGCGCTTGGCGCCGCCCTTGCCGAGCCCCTTCCCGCCCTTGCCTCTGCCAGACATGATGCTGCTGTACCCGCTCAAGACACTGTGGGGGTGACTGTATCTGCGCGGCGGCTTTTGTCTGCAAGGAGCGGACCTGGTTGGGGACTGCGGCGGGGCGCGGAGGGGGCGGAGTTCCCGCCAGTTTTTTCTGTCTCCATGAAGAGCGTGATGACAGGCGGTGCTGTGAAACctataaaacaaacagaaaaaatatccaCTTCCCCCAAAAGAATGCCGACGACCTATATATGTTCGTAACAAttggaaagctttttttccccctacttgGATTTGTATAAACTCATCTCCtatgcgtgtgtgtgtgtattttgttttcatgctgTGACTCACATTTGTTTGAGTTACATTAAGTTCTAATTATTTTCATGCTATTAATCATTAACCGTTTCggtgtattttattaaaaattatgtaAAGTTTCCTTCTGAAGTTTTAATGGTTCAAAATATCTTACTGGCTTTAGGGAATTTTCCATAATATCTGTGCTGGCAGGTTTTCTAATATAACTGGTTTGTACTTTGCTTTCCAACTCCCATTTCTTACATGGGAAAACTGATACTCTccttcaatttaaacataagcaaaTCTGAGGCTGTAAGCAGAAGGTGCAatagaatatttatttaatatatattatatatatacatttataacCTTTCCATTACACTATGGCTTTTCCTAATTTTGCTCATTTGGAGATACTTTTGTGgggattgtttttctttttttttttccttaaagaaattCCTTTAGTATAACTCTAGATTTAGCTTTCTGCTGCCTTAATTAGTAAAAACATTACCTTTCTCTTGTACTTCACAGCAGGTTTTTCAATCTCTAGTTGTTTTTACTGCTATTAAATTTATGCTGAAAACAGACAAGAtagtatttattattatttatgaaAGCAAGCAGCAATCCTTGTCTAAGGGCATTAGAAATGTCACAGCCTAAGAACATTCTGGGGTGGAATAACTACTAGACTAACACACAACAAATGGTTCCgttttctctggaaagaaaaagaaaaggttatgattttatttccttctttcatttttttgtagGAAATGCAAATATAATTTCTACACACACTTTTAAACTGTGCCATACTAGAACATATGGTAAGTAGTTTATCTCTGTTGTGGCACTTTTTTGGGAAGGAGTAGCTTCCCTTAGTctatttaataataaaataaaattataataaaCCAATTTTTAAAAGGTGGGTTTTGTCCTCTGTGGTCATATTAAAAGCTTAAAAGAGGAGCCCATTATCCTGACATCTCAAATATTGTTTCTAATACTATCTCTTGGTATTTTCATGATCAGTATCAAATCTATGTGTTTTTGAGTGTtgggatttgtttggttttgtttgtttgttttgtggtgtttttttttttgggagggtACTTTCAAAAGAACTTAAGAAGTACTACTTAGataaaaatttccttttccctAGCTAATCTGCATCACTTGAGAAAAGGAGTATGTTAAGAGAAATGGAAATTATCTTtgattttcctctcttccaacATGAAGCAACGCTCACTGAGCTCTTCTAATACATTACTATAATTCACCTAGCATGGGCATTGGCAGCTTTTGCCCAGGCTGTAGCGACcgggctgcctgctgcagaggtgCAGAGGAGTGAGTAGATGTAGTAGAGAGTCTCCTTAGTTTTGGTGTAGTCCTAAGCATGTATACATCCCCTCTCTTCCTGGAAGTAATGAAGACACGAGGTGAGTGTGGTACCACAGCTTAAAAAAACATATTGTGCTTAATACAGTTTTTGTTTATACAGAACTGACAGGTCACAAAGCAGTAAACAAATTCAGGCCTCTTCTGTGGTAACTAGCCTAAAGAAAGATTCCTGAATAGTTTCAgtggctttaaaaaataatttagtttgTTTAATTTCTTCACTTACTAATGCTTCATTATCAGAAGAACATCAAATTTCaatgttcttccttttttgctCCCCCATTTGTTGCCTGTACTTACTAGTGACAGTGTTCAAGCCAGAGTACTTAAAATTTTGTTCATTTAGCACATATGTAGACTAAGGACAGATTCACAACAAAATGGAATCAAGTTAGATTTAATTATGTGTGACAGAGGCAAGTTACTAAGTCTCTAGTGAACTGAGAACACTTACTGTCTATCCCCAGGAGTTTTACATGCAGCTTTTGATTTCCACTGTAAAGTCTTCATATGTCTTGCTTATATCCTGGCCTTGCATCCTCTAGGCAATTATGGTGATGGTTTGTTCATATGTGTTTATAGTCTAAAACGATAAGATATGGCTATGTATTTCTATCAACAACCTCAGGATGAGTGATTAGAATATACAGTTCTTAATTTAGTCCTGATTTAAAAGGCATGATTAATGAGATGCTAATAGGACTCCAGTCTTCCCATTTAGATCactattggaaaaaaaaatactatcagACATTATATTGTAAGAATATATACCAATAAACTTCTGGAAAGGTATTCCTATTTCTCAGATCAGTACTTCTGAATTTTGTATTACTATTGGACAGGTTTTCATATTTCTTGTGCTTTCCTCTCACTGGCAGCTGGTACTTCATTCTGTATTCAAAATATTCTCAGTCACTTTGAAAGTAAAAAACGGACTTGCAATCTGTCCTTTCTGAATGGCACAGGTGGTACAGACCCCTGCTTTGTGCTGTCATCATGCTCCTGTGATCTGCTATGCTGAAAACATCATAGATCTCATCTGGATTGTCTAGGGGAAAGAAACAAATTGTTCCTTTGTACTGAAAATCTGAGTGCTT
Above is a window of Colius striatus isolate bColStr4 chromosome 1, bColStr4.1.hap1, whole genome shotgun sequence DNA encoding:
- the LOC133627704 gene encoding histone H4, whose product is MSGRGKGGKGLGKGGAKRHRKVLRDNIQGITKPAIRRLARRGGVKRISGLIYEETRGVLKVFLENVIRDAVTYTEHAKRKTVTAMDVVYALKRQGRTLYGFGG
- the LOC133627652 gene encoding histone H3 → MARTKQTARKSTGGKAPRKQLATKAARKSAPATGGVKKPHRYRPGTVALREIRRYQKSTELLIRKLPFQRLVREIAQDFKTDLRFQSSAVMALQEASEAYLVGLFEDTNLCAIHAKRVTIMPKDIQLARRIRGERA